In the Amblyraja radiata isolate CabotCenter1 chromosome 13, sAmbRad1.1.pri, whole genome shotgun sequence genome, one interval contains:
- the LOC116979802 gene encoding THAP domain-containing protein 4-like isoform X2, producing the protein MNDDRDRFPLKDTKRLSKWINAVGRTDWKPTKFSFLCSAHFTKDCFQKRHEDQHQRLKVNAIPSIFHFLEHKNIVEDQHCHCQDAPKIQSTPANQQSVYVLHEPLDEILNPNCGMVESKHVFERVPVLGEFSTYPALSVTSEPNRCKVLDQQWTPQSEVSKITATERLLIDSTVLFPDDAIPSASGACKLISSLHSYCLTPLHGSFIKDQDMKKNIELKILSQKSGRIMKQVKRLDKWGHKKLQIPES; encoded by the exons ATGAATGATGACCGAGACAG ATTCCCTTTGAAGGATACCAAACGTTTGTCAAAGTGGATTAATGCTGTTGGGCGAACTGACTGGAAACCAACCAAGTTTTCCTTTTTGTGCAGTGCTCACTTCACCAAAGACTGTTTTCAAAAGCGTCATGAAGACCAGCATCAACGGCTCAAAGTTAACGCTATTCCATCCATCTTCCACTTCCTGGAACATAAGAATATAGTAGAAGATCAACATTGTCACTGCCAGGATGCACCAAAAATACAGTCAACTCCAGCCAATCAGCAAAGTGTTTATGTCCTTCATGAACCATTGGATGAGATCCTGAATCCCAACTGCGGAATGGTGGAAAGCAAACATGTGTTTGAGAGGGTTCCTGTGCTTGGTGAATTTTCCACTTATCCTGCACTCTCAGTGACAAGTGAACCCAATAGGTGTAAAGTCCTAGATCAACAGTGGACTCCACAGTCCGAAGTTAGTAAGATCACAGCTACTGAAAGATTGCTGATTGACAGCACCGTATTATTTCCCGATGATGCTATCCCATCTGCCTCTGGTGCATGCAAACTCATCAGTTCTTTGCATTCATACTGTTTAACTCCACTGCATGGTTCCTTTATTAAAGATCAGGACATGAAAAAGAACATTGAACTAAAGATCCTGAGCCAAAAAAGTGGTCGGATCATGAAACAAGTGAAAAGATTAGACAAAtggggacacaagaaactgcagatcccggaatcttga
- the LOC116979802 gene encoding THAP domain-containing protein 4-like isoform X1, whose amino-acid sequence MVISCSAYSCTNRQGKVAKSISFHRFPLKDTKRLSKWINAVGRTDWKPTKFSFLCSAHFTKDCFQKRHEDQHQRLKVNAIPSIFHFLEHKNIVEDQHCHCQDAPKIQSTPANQQSVYVLHEPLDEILNPNCGMVESKHVFERVPVLGEFSTYPALSVTSEPNRCKVLDQQWTPQSEVSKITATERLLIDSTVLFPDDAIPSASGACKLISSLHSYCLTPLHGSFIKDQDMKKNIELKILSQKSGRIMKQVKRLDKWGHKKLQIPES is encoded by the exons ATGGTCATATCTTGCTCAGCATATTCCTGTACCAATAGGCAGGGGAAAGTAGCTAAATCCATCTCTTTTCACAG ATTCCCTTTGAAGGATACCAAACGTTTGTCAAAGTGGATTAATGCTGTTGGGCGAACTGACTGGAAACCAACCAAGTTTTCCTTTTTGTGCAGTGCTCACTTCACCAAAGACTGTTTTCAAAAGCGTCATGAAGACCAGCATCAACGGCTCAAAGTTAACGCTATTCCATCCATCTTCCACTTCCTGGAACATAAGAATATAGTAGAAGATCAACATTGTCACTGCCAGGATGCACCAAAAATACAGTCAACTCCAGCCAATCAGCAAAGTGTTTATGTCCTTCATGAACCATTGGATGAGATCCTGAATCCCAACTGCGGAATGGTGGAAAGCAAACATGTGTTTGAGAGGGTTCCTGTGCTTGGTGAATTTTCCACTTATCCTGCACTCTCAGTGACAAGTGAACCCAATAGGTGTAAAGTCCTAGATCAACAGTGGACTCCACAGTCCGAAGTTAGTAAGATCACAGCTACTGAAAGATTGCTGATTGACAGCACCGTATTATTTCCCGATGATGCTATCCCATCTGCCTCTGGTGCATGCAAACTCATCAGTTCTTTGCATTCATACTGTTTAACTCCACTGCATGGTTCCTTTATTAAAGATCAGGACATGAAAAAGAACATTGAACTAAAGATCCTGAGCCAAAAAAGTGGTCGGATCATGAAACAAGTGAAAAGATTAGACAAAtggggacacaagaaactgcagatcccggaatcttga